A part of Prolixibacteraceae bacterium genomic DNA contains:
- the hpt gene encoding hypoxanthine phosphoribosyltransferase yields MKRVKLWDKEFEVSYPNEQIVAAVKEMAVKMREDLEGKEAIFLCVLNGCFMFAADLLKEVELTDAEVSFVKLASYEGTQTTENIKQLIGLKEDLKDRTVVIVEDIVDSGFTIANLIDQVTERGAADIRVATLLFKPKALKKDVTVDYVGLEIPNDFIVGYGLDYDGRGRNLKDIYTLVP; encoded by the coding sequence ATGAAAAGAGTTAAGCTTTGGGACAAAGAATTCGAAGTTTCTTATCCAAATGAGCAGATTGTAGCTGCTGTGAAAGAGATGGCAGTCAAGATGAGAGAAGATCTTGAAGGGAAAGAAGCAATATTTTTGTGTGTCCTGAATGGTTGTTTCATGTTCGCAGCCGATTTGTTAAAAGAGGTTGAGTTAACAGACGCAGAGGTTTCTTTTGTGAAGTTGGCTTCATATGAGGGAACACAAACGACAGAGAATATTAAGCAGTTGATCGGTTTGAAGGAAGATTTGAAAGATCGTACTGTAGTTATCGTAGAAGATATCGTTGATTCAGGATTTACTATTGCAAATCTTATCGACCAAGTAACAGAAAGAGGAGCTGCAGATATTAGAGTAGCTACTTTACTTTTCAAGCCGAAAGCATTGAAAAAGGATGTTACTGTTGATTACGTAGGTTTGGAAATTCCAAACGATTTCATCGTAGGTTATGGATTAGACTATGATGGAAGAGGACGTAACTTGAAGGATATTTATACACTTGTACCTTAA